In Cutaneotrichosporon cavernicola HIS019 DNA, chromosome: 1, one DNA window encodes the following:
- a CDS encoding uncharacterized protein (Carboxypeptidase s) — MGRPEIPVEPVRNNAPRSRGWVKPLVAALCLLPMLYPPTRSMVVDRAQSLVMDSVAWSTPMADLKSNPNKHAGECKQASALSPSWDVSSLLEGKKDRIITWLSNAVKIPTEIFDEMGPIGEDKRWDVFYEFADYLEKVFPLSHEQLTRTRVQTHALVYEWPGSDPSLKPLLFLAHQDVVPVLEDTRHLWTHDPYGGEYDGKYIWGRGSMDDKSGLIGALSAIELLLESGKFNPTRTVILALGCDEETGGAYHMGKWLEAKYGKDSMALIVDEGGGMGELFGQVFALPAVAEKGYLDVELKVDTSGGHSSVPPPHTGIGYAALAVTEIERHPHVPYLNPESPLVSFIGCTAKYAPLPDEFKRQVKKLTDGLAKDKVDKQALKKVEAFWTAYAGRAGTAAITTTQAIDIIAGGAKINALPEVVTAYINHRISIASSVEAVQERITDVLKSMASKFNLDFEAFGTVIHAQDKAAGKLTLAEAWNSSLEPAPVSPYTVESPAWRLLSGTTKSVYATRPDVMRKYSDGIHMAPFMTTGNTDTKRYWNLTRNIYRFAYLIFQGTFNNAHTVDEYIEADMFVEQVRWFANFIVNVDESRDI; from the exons ATGGGTCGTCCAGAGATTCCAGTGGAGCCAGTACGCAACAACGCGCCGCGTAGCCGCGGCTGGGTCAAGCCACTCGTCGCGGCACTATGCCTCCTCCCCATGCTGTACCCTCCTACCCGGAGTATGGTCGTGGACAGAGCCCAGAGTCTGGTCATGGACTCTGTGGCGTGGTCGACCCCCATGGCCGATCTCAAGAGCAACCCGAACAAACACGCTGGCGAGTGCAAACAGGCTTCGGCCCTCTCGCCGTCATGGGACGTCTCCTCACTATtggaggggaagaaggacCGCATCATAACCTGGCTCAGCAATGCCGTCAAGATCCCAACCGAGATCTTTGATGAGATGGGGCCCATTGGCGAGGATAAGCGCTGGGACGTGTTCTACGAGTTTGCCGACT ACCTCGAGAAAGTCTTTCCCCTTTCGCATGAGCAGCTCACCCGCACGCGGGTCCAGACCCACGCGCTCGTGTACGAGTGGCCAGGCTCCGACCCATCGCTCAAGCCCCTTCTCTTCCTGGCCCACCAGGATGTTGTTCCCGTCCTGGAGGACACACGGCATCTCTGGACCCACGACCCGTATGGTGGCGAGTACGACGGTAAATATATCTGGGGCCGCGGCTCAATGGACGACAAGAGTGGGCTGATTGGCGCTCT CTCGGCGATTgagctgctcctcgagtcGGGCAAGTTCAACCCCACCCGTACTGTCATCTTGGCCCTTGGATGCGACGAGGAGACTGGC GGTGCATACCACATGGGCAAAtggctcgaggccaagtaCGGCAAGGACTCGATGGCGCTCATTGTCGATGAGGGCGGTGGTATGGGCGAGCTGTTCGGGCAGGTGTTTGCGCTTCCCGCCGTTGCTGAGAAGGGTTACCTTGACGTCGAACTCAAGGTCGATACTTCTGGCGGCCACTCTTCCGTTCCCC CTCCACACACGGGTATCGGGTACGCAGCGCTGGCAGTCACCGAGATCGAGCGCCACCCGCACGTGCCGTATCTCAACCCCGAGAGCCCGCTCGTGAGCTTCATCGGGTGCACGGCCAAGTACGCTCCCCTGCCGGACGAGTTCAAACGCCAAGTCAAGAAATTGACGGACGGCCTGGCAAAGGACAAGGTGGACAAGCAGGCGCTCAAAAAGGTCGAGGCGTTCTGGACCGCATATGCTGGCCGCGCGGGCACGGCTGCGATCACGACGACACAGGCGATCGATATCATCGCCGGCGGAGCCAAGATTAACGCCCTCCCCGAAGTCGTGACGGCCTATATCAACCACCGTATTTCCATCGCAAGTtccgtcgaggccgtccaGGAGCGGATTACCGACGTGCTCAAGTCGATGGCTAGCAAGTTCAATCTCGACTTTGAGGCGTTTGGTACTGTGATCCACGCCCAGGATAAGGCGGCTGGTAAACTCACTCTTGCTGAGGCATGGAATAGCTCGCTCGAGCCAGCGCCAGTATCGCCGTACACTGTTGAATCACCGGCGTGGCGTCTCCTGTCCGGCACAACCAAGAGCGTATACGCCACCCGTCCTGATGTTATGAGGAAGTACAGCGACGGCATCCACATGGCGCCGTTCATGACTACCGGTAACACGGACACGAAGAGATACTGGAACCTCACCCGTAACATCTACCGCTTTGCCTACCTCATCTTCCAGGGCACGTTTAACAACGCACACACGGTCGACGAGTacatcgaggccgacatGTTTGTCGAGCAGGTGCGCTGGTTTGCCAACTTTatcgtcaacgtcgacgagagCCGGGATATCTAG